The Mesorhizobium loti DNA segment CGAAATGAACCAGGGCTTTGTCGAACAGCTTGTTCTGGAGGCGAACCTTCCCGGCAAGCGCTCGCCGACCATGTATGCTGCGAAGCAGGCGCTCGGGCACCGCAGTGGCAGGCTGACTGAGTAGCGGTAGATCCTGCTGCTTCGCGGGCCGTCGAGGGGTTGTGTCTGCCGGCCCGAGCTTGGTGCAGTCGGAAACGACAACTTCGTGGAGCTTGGGGCGTCGAGCTGGCTGCGGCGCTGTCCAATCAACTTCGGAGCTTGGCACCATGGGCTCGGTCCGGGTCGCTTCGCGGCAAGAACCGACAGCAATTTTCATCAGCAAAATCAACGGTCATGGCGGGCCCGGAAGGACGAAGGGCCAGTCGAACGCCTCTACCGCGATTGAATAAGCCTTAATGCGATCGCTGCGCCCCGCCAAGGTTTCGTACACAAGGAAACGACGCTCGCGATCGGTTGCCTGAAAGTCCGCACTGCTCAGAACACGCGCCAGTTGGGCCTTGCGGTCGTCGGGTGGAGAAACGTGCCCCTTCCTGTGCGTGCAATTTCGGGCCAATCGATCCCTCGTCCATCTTCACACCGCCGCCGACTCGTCCACGCGAACACGAGGGAGCGGCCGGTAATGAGGGGAACCTTCAGGATAGGGCCTTCCTCACTCCAGTCCTGCAGCGGCGATCCTGAAACTGACGGATGCGTCTTCAATACAATCTACAAAATTGTCGGGAAAACCGCGCCCTTGCCGTGCTTAAAATCGCACTCCTTGACAACTCTCAAGACAACATCGCCCCTCGAAGCGATCGCTTCCTACGCTTTCTTCAAAAACTCCGTCCGTAGAACCAGGTTTTTGACCTTTTCGGCCCGACACTCGACCTCATCTTCATTGCCCGTGAGGTGGATGTTTTTGATCAGAGTTCCGCGTTTCAGGATGACGGACGTGCCCTTGACCTTGAGATCCTTGATGAGCGTGACGGAATCCCCTTCGCTCAGCGGCGTGCCGTTGCTGTCTTTGACCTTCATGATTTCGCTTCCTGCTTTTGTGCATCCAGCCCGTTGAGGAGATCGGCAAGTTCCTCGGCATCGTGCTGGTTCATTCCAACAATGGTTCGGCTGCCCATCTCGGCGGGCCGCCCGGTCCAGGCATCGTTGACAGCCCAGGTGTCTGTCGGCTCCTGAAAGGGTTTGTAGCGTCGAGTCACGCGGATACGATAATCGCCGAGGTTCCCTGTGCCAAGAGTGGTTCAATATTTTTTCGCTTTGTATTGATGTTTTATACGTCAGTGATACTATGAAGAATATCATTTCTCATATTCAAACGCTGATGCCTCAATGATCACTGCTTCCCAGCTTCGTGCTGCCCGCGCCCTTCTCAACATCGACCAGAAAACCCTAGCGGAAATGGCGGGCGTCTCGCTGCCGACGATCCAACGAATGGAAGCCAGCCAGGGCAATGTGCGAGGCGTTGTCGACAGTTTGATGAAAGTGATCAACGCGCTCAGCCGCGCCGGCGTAGAACTTCTCAGCGAACATGTACGTAGCGACGATGGCGGCCGTGGCGTCAGGTTCCGCCATCCGGACACGCTGCTTGGCAGGCCAAACTAGGCCGTACAAAAGCACACCCTCGGCGCCACGCATTCACCCGCCCTCGCCTTTGTCTTCCCTGCTCAAGAAACACAATGAGTCTCTCCTGGCACGTCAGCTTGCGGTCCCGCCTTTCCACGTGGAAAGGCGAGGTTTGCCCATGATCCTATATCTGCGCCGGTTGACTGGCAGGGAACGAAGCGAAAGAACGGATCGGCATCTCGCCCGTTTCCTGACGTTCATAGCAGGAGCTGCCAACGCTGGCGGCTTCCTGGCAGTTCAGCAGTACACTTCCCACATGTCCGGCATCGTTTCGTCGATGGCCGACCACCTGGCACTGGGCAATGTCGGACTGGCACTTTCCGGATTGGGGGCCTTGTTGTCATTTGTCACAGGTGCTGCCTGTTCGGCAGTCCTGGTCAACTGGGGACGGCGGCAGGGTCTGCAGAGCGAATACGCGTTCCCGCTTGTCCTGGAAGCGATCCTGCTGATGTGTTTCGGTCTGCTCGGCAGCCATCTTGCACGTCACGAAGCGCTGTTCGTGCCAATGACGGTGATGCTGCTTTGCTTCATCATGGGGCTGCAGAACGCCATCATAACCAAACTGTCGGAAGCCAGAATCCGGACGACGCATGTCACGGGCCTGGTGACCGATATGGGCATCGAACTTGGCAAGCTGCTTTATTGGAACATCTCAGGCAATGACTCGGACAGACTCTTCGTAAGAGCAGACCGGAGAAAGCTGAGACTGCTCGCGTCGCTTGTGGCATTGTTCTTTGTCGGCGGCGTCATCGGCGCTGTGGGTTTCAAACACATTGGCTTTGCAGCGACGTTGTTTCTCGCGGCCATTCTCCTTGTGCTGGCCTCAATGCCAGTCTTGGAGGATCTCTCCATTCGCATGAGGCGGCTCTGGCAGTAGCTCGACAAAGCTGTGCCACATTCCGGATTTGGCGCCACATTCGCGAAGGCGCTGCTCTTAAATTTCGGCAGCTATCCTGAAGCACGAACACGATAAGACCGGCTCCAACGGCAAGAGCGAGCGAACTCAGCCATACCCACTCCTCACGTAGAGTAAGATCGAAGAGATAGCCGCCCGCTAACGCGCCAGCTGCGGCTCCAACGGTCAGAGCTGCCGTGTCCGGTGAGGGGCTCGCGTTTCTGCGCAATGTCTATGCTGACGATGACCTGCGTGCGAACCGGTTGGTGCGGGCGATTGCCGTTCGATGGCCAACACGGTTCGCCTAATATCCCGTTGCCCCCTCCGAGGCGTTGCAGCGGCCCGCGGTGCGCCCCCTTCGCAACTGGCTCGTGCGAGAAGCAATCGAGAGCCCTGTATGAACTTGGCGTTCTGCTCAGCCTTGTCAGTGGCGCCGCACCCTAGGCAGCCCGTCGCGGTCCGCGCCACGGCCTGAATGCCAGCAAGCCGAGCTCATGTTCGATCTCGTCGGCTCCGACCGACGGCGGTATCAGCAGCACTGGCTGGACGAGATCCCGCACCTTGCCCGCCATGACGAGTGCGTTGCGATCCGGAATGCCGCGGATATCGAGCAGTCTCACATCCGCCCAGATATTGGCGAGCTTTGCGGCAACGCGATCCGGCATGATGTCGAGGTCGTGACGAGCATGAACGTTGCCGATCAGAATACCGGAAGAATCCTGGAGACGCGTCTGCGCCAAGCCGAAGAATGTCTCGGCGCACAAGTGATCTGGGATGCGGCCCCCGGAATATGCGTCCATAACGATCGCGTCGTAGCGGTGACGGCCGGCGCGCAAAAAGTCCCGCCCATCGGAGATGCAGCAGTGAACGCCAAGAGGTAGCCCGAAATATTTCCGGGCGATTTGGAAAGCCTTGGGATTGATGTCGACGATCGTAACACGCACACCAACCCTATCCAGCATCGTGCCCAGGCTGCCACCTCCACAGCCGATCATCAGAACATCAGACACCTGCGCCTGTGCGAGAAGACCAAAGATCGCGTGGATGTAGGGCACAACGCTGATGCCGCTCGGATCGCACTCGCTTTGATAGCAGCCACCCTGACGATAGATGAACGAACCCGAGTCCTTGCTCCGCAGAACCTCGATATTGCCGAAATCGGTATGATATTTCGCAACCCGGATCATGACTTTGTCATCACAGCCAATTCCTAAGTCCGCCGCTCGGCTGGTTTCCGTTTGTCAGACCCGTCCAGCGGAGCCGAGGAGGCCCTCCGGCAGCAGGCTCCGCTTCGCAGTTGCAGGACAACTGCTCGGCGAGGCCCAGAGCCTCCCGGCTCGTGTCACTCAGTTTTCTACAACTTCAAGACAGATGCGTCACGCATCATTAATTGAATGCCCGGCATTTTAATATATGCTGCAGCGCGTAGAGATAATATCTCAAAGCTGATCAAAAAGGGGATGCGACCGTGATAACCGCTCCACAGTTGCGTGCCGCGAGGGCGCTCCTTGGCATCGACCAGCGCAGGCTTGCCGAATTGTCTGGCCTTTCCGTGCCGACGATACAGCGTATGGAAGCCAGCGAGTCGATTATCCGGGGCAATGTAGATTCTCTAATGAAGCTGATCGGAGCGCTTGACCTGGCCGGCGTCGAATTGATTGCTGAAGGCGCCTC contains these protein-coding regions:
- a CDS encoding phnA protein → MKVKDSNGTPLSEGDSVTLIKDLKVKGTSVILKRGTLIKNIHLTGNEDEVECRAEKVKNLVLRTEFLKKA
- a CDS encoding transmembrane protein, producing MILYLRRLTGRERSERTDRHLARFLTFIAGAANAGGFLAVQQYTSHMSGIVSSMADHLALGNVGLALSGLGALLSFVTGAACSAVLVNWGRRQGLQSEYAFPLVLEAILLMCFGLLGSHLARHEALFVPMTVMLLCFIMGLQNAIITKLSEARIRTTHVTGLVTDMGIELGKLLYWNISGNDSDRLFVRADRRKLRLLASLVALFFVGGVIGAVGFKHIGFAATLFLAAILLVLASMPVLEDLSIRMRRLWQ
- a CDS encoding Spermidine synthase family protein, which gives rise to MIRVAKYHTDFGNIEVLRSKDSGSFIYRQGGCYQSECDPSGISVVPYIHAIFGLLAQAQVSDVLMIGCGGGSLGTMLDRVGVRVTIVDINPKAFQIARKYFGLPLGVHCCISDGRDFLRAGRHRYDAIVMDAYSGGRIPDHLCAETFFGLAQTRLQDSSGILIGNVHARHDLDIMPDRVAAKLANIWADVRLLDIRGIPDRNALVMAGKVRDLVQPVLLIPPSVGADEIEHELGLLAFRPWRGPRRAA
- a CDS encoding XRE family transcriptional regulator, which codes for MITAPQLRAARALLGIDQRRLAELSGLSVPTIQRMEASESIIRGNVDSLMKLIGALDLAGVELIAEGASSQIGGRGVRLKADFDPAKILGGVEADAKTPVRSVA